From Pagrus major chromosome 6, Pma_NU_1.0, one genomic window encodes:
- the cyb561d1 gene encoding probable transmembrane reductase CYB561D1, which yields MRSDVEYSPVGEGLGMRDYWLYVWLRRAAVIAAHVTGLGLTLILSLLSRPGTSLFSWHPVCMSVAYCLCMTEGILVFSAEGSPFCFKSRKGKVRLHWFCQALVLIAAATGLGFMVASKNVSERPHLVTWHSLLGMCTLAATVLQAACGVCMIFPKLLRLSSTLSRLKLYHATCGLVVYLLATVTVVSAMFSDWFQATVKGVAWWAFLLLPFFPALVVMNQITNAYLPRKKLTS from the exons ATGCGGTCTGATGTGGAGTACAGCCCGGTGGGAGAGGGGCTGGGGATGCGGGACTACTGGCTCTATGTGTGGCTGCGGAGGGCGGCGGTGATAGCAGCTCATGTCACCGGCCTGGGCCTGACCCTCATCCTCTCCCTGCTGTCCAGACCCGGAACCA GTCTGTTTTCTTGGCATCCAGTGTGTATGTCAGTCGCA TACTGCCTGTGTATGACTGAAGGCATCCTAGTCTTCTCAGCTGAAGGATCCCCCTTCTGCTTTAAATCTCGGAAGGGTAAAGTCCGTCTCCACTGGTTCTGTCAGGCTCTGGTGCTGATAGCTGCAGCCACTGGGCTGGGCTTCATGGTGGCCAGCAAGAATGTGTCAGAGCGCCCCCACCTGGTCACCTGGCACAGTTTGTTGGGTATGTGCACGTTGGCCGCCACAGTGCTCCAAGCGGCTTGCGGTGTCTGCATGATCTTCCCTAAGCTTCTGCgtctctcctccactctgtcGAGGCTGAAGCTGTACCACGCAACCTGTGGTCTGGTGGTCTACCTGCTGGCCACAGTGACCGTGGTGTCAGCCATGTTCTCAGACTGGTTCCAGGCCACGGTGAAAGGGGTAGCCTGGTGGGCCTTTCTCCTGCTGCCTTTCTTCCCCGCCCTGGTGGTGATGAACCAGATCACCAATGCCTACCTGCCTCGTAAGAAGCTCACCAGCTGA